CCGAAGATCGATTTATCCGTGTCGCTCACCGGATGAACGTTGCCGCGCTCGATGATCGTTGCGAAGGCGCGACCTTGGCTGTTCCGGCCTTGGAATTGGTAGACGGAGAACATATCGAGCCGACCGCTCGGCAATGGTGGGCCGCTCGACGTCATTGTGAACCGCTGATCACCGCTGGGCGTACGCATCGCTTCGTTGATCATGTGCGTCATGTTGGCGTTCGATGCCATTGCGGCCATCGGTCCGCCCATCCCGGGCATTCCCGACATCGCCATCCGGCCGGCCGGACACGACTGCGACGGTTGTCCGTAAGACGAGACGTACTGAGTGAGGTTCGTCTGCATCGTTTGCGACGAGCCGTCTGATTTCGTTATTGTGATCGTCATTGCGGCTTTGTAGCCGTCGGTGTTGACGCCGTCGATCGGTTTCTGTCCGAGCGCTTGCGACGTGTACGCGATCTTAAAGCGCGTTCCGTCGTCTTGCATGGGTGAACCGGAGCCTTCCGGTCTGCCGCCTGAATGCGTCGCCGTCTGCGGCTGGTCCATCGAGACGACGCGATACGTCTTCTTCGCGAGATCCAGATACATGATCGTCCGCGCGCTACAGTCGACGATCGTTGCAGTTTGTGCCGCGAGATTGTCGGTACGCGAGAGATTGCCGGCGACAAAGTGTCGTTCCGCCATGCCGGTTTTCATCGACTGCGCCATCGTCATCGCGGAATTGATCTGTGCCGACATCCCACCGAACATTCCGCCGTGCTGCTGCTGCGGTGCAGGTTGCGATGCAGTTTGCCAGTCTTGCGCAAAACTCGGCTCCGGCACGGTTCCGTCCATCGAAAACTTCGTGACTTGATCCCACGCAAGACCGCTTGCGGCGGCGCTCGGTTCGGTTGTTACCGTGAATCCGAAACAAAGTGCGAACAACGCGACAAGAGCAACTGAACGACGCATACGCCTCTCCTTACGAGGCGCGGCCCTTACGGCCGCGCTCGCCGCCTTCCTGGCGACCGGGCGCACAGCATCGGAAGAAATTGGGGTGGCTGACCGGATTTGAACCGGCGGCCTCCTAAGTCACAGTCAGGCGCTCTAACCAGCTGAGCTACAACCACCACAAGTGTGCGCGACCCGGACGGCCCTTTTTCGAGTTGCGCGAATATGACCCTTGAGAGATTGGCGCGCCCGGAGGGAATCGAACCCCCATCTCTCAGCTTAGAAGGCTGATGCCTTATCCGTTAGACCACGGGCGCACGGATAAATGGTCGGGACGACAGGAATTAAACCTGCGACCTCTCGGACCCAAACCGAGCGCTCTATCAAGCTGAGCTACGTCCCGATGCCTCCGCAGTTTCTTTTGTATCCTTGTTTCTACTTCACGTCAATGGAAGGTCCGGTTTTTTGCGCGTCCGCGCAACTGGCCTCTACCCGAAGCGCTCTCCGGTTCTTAAACCACGCCAATTCACGCGATGTCTTCCTGCGATGACAATTCGAGCAACGGACGACGCACTTGTCCATCTCCGCCTGAAGGCGCGATATCGGGAAACCTGCGGAAATTAGCCGGCTAACCGCACAGTATTTCGAGCCGCGAACGTGATCGAAAATCGAGAACTACCGGATCCGACTCTCCGCAATCGACGTACGGATGCGTCAAGAGATAGGCGACGATGTAATCCCGATTCCGCTCTTTTACAATATTCACGTTGACACGCTCGGCAACATCGCGCTAGTATTCCGCGCGACTTGTTCTTCCAAGCAAACTCCTGTAGTGGCTTAAAGTCTTTGCAATTTGAACATCGTTGCACCTTACGTCGATACTAACGCGCGAAAGTGCCATCAGTCTGACACCGCATAGATTAGAATATTGTTGCCAAATTATTTTCGAAGCATTTCCATCAATCGCTCTACGGCTTTTGCACGGTGACTGATCTTGTTCTTCTCCGCATCAGAGATCTCGCCGTACGTTGCGTGTTCTGATGGATCGTAGAAGATCGGATCGTAACCGAAACCAAGTTGGCCCCGCTCATCGTGTGAGAGCTCACCGTCCGTCACGCCTTCCGCAATCGATTCGCGTCCTTCCGCATCGATGAAGCACAGAGCGCACACAAACCGTGCGCGGCGATCGCCGGAGCCGCTTTCCGCAACTTCGCGTAAGATCGACGCGCGCCGCTGCGCCCATGTTGCGTTGGGTCCGCCATAGCGCGCGGAATACACGCCTGGCCGGTCACCAAGCGCAGCGATCTCGAGTCCAGAATCATCGGCGATCACGTCACCGCGGACGCCGGTCGCAGCAAGCTGGTCGTGCAACGCGCGCGCCTTGATCGCAGCGTTGCCGGCGTACGTATCAGCCGTCTCTTCGGGCTCCGCATATTCAGAAAACGTCAAGATGTCGACACCGTGCGCGGAAAAAAGCTCCCTCAGCTCCGTTAGTTTGCCTGAATTTTTTGTCGCCGCGAAAAGTCGCATCGCGACGCAAGCGTTGTGCGCACAGGTTCGCCGCTCCCGCGGAGAAGATGCGCGCGTGCGCTTCTTCGACGTCGTCGTCGTCGGTGCTGGCCCGGCGGGACTCCTTGCCGGTCTTCTTCTGACGCGCAGCCGCGCGCACGTCGCGATCTTCGAATCCGGTCCGTCGTTTGAACGCGCCTATCGCGGCGAAACGCTCACGCCGGGCACGCAACAGATTTTCGAAGATATCGGGCTGCGCGAGCGCGTTTGGGATCTCGGTGGCGGCGATCCGGCCGGCATTTCGCTCATCCTGCGCGGACGCGTGTACGACATCGATCTCATCGGTGAAGGCGGTAAACGCATACGGCAAGTTCCGCAAGCCGCACTTCTCGGTCTTCTCGCCGAGGAAGCGCGCAACGCCGGTGCGCTCGTCGAGCTCAGCTCGCGCGTGCGCGGCGTCGTCATGGACAGGAACCGCGTTGCGGGCATCACGATCCTCCACGAAGGGCGCGAAGAACAAATTGGTGCGCGGATCGTCATCGCGGCCGACGGCCGGTTCTCGATCGCACGAAAAGATGCGGGTATCGCGCTGCGCAGTACAAGCGTCCCATTTGATTTGCTCTGGGCCTCGGGGCGCGGCGAAGGCCGTCGCGTACAAGTCGTCGTCGAAGGTGGCGAAGTCTTCGTCGCTTTTCCTACGACCGCGCACGGCGCGCAAATCGGGTGGCTCATACCGAAGGGATCCTATGCGGAGATGCGTGCCCGTGGAATCGACAGGCTGCGCGAGCGTTTCACGCGCGCCCTTGCCCTAGCCCCACAACAAATAGAGCCGAAGATCGAGGGCTTCAACGATCTCGCTCTGTTGCCGATCGTCTCGCAAATCGCGCGGCGCTGGACCGTGCCGGGTCTGCTTCTGATCGGAGACGCCGCTCATCCGATGTCGCCGGTTGGCGGTCAGGGCATCAACATCGCGATTGCCGATGCGGTCGTCGCGGCGCGCACGATTGCAACCATCGTTCGTGAAGGCGATGGCGACAAGCGTCTCGACGACGCGCTGCGTAGTGTCGAGCGCGAGCGGATGCCGGCCGTCGAGCGCGTCGCACGGCAACAAAATCTGCTCCCGCAGCTCCTGCGTTTGTTCGGGGCCGAACGCAGTCTCGGGATCCTCGCGCCATACGCGCAGCGGATTTCGAAGAACAGAACGATCCCCGCGCCGATCCGAGCCATGGTCGAACGCTTCATGCTGGGAGATCCTCCGGTTCGCGCCAATCATGGTCCTTGGATGACGACACCCGTCCCAACCAAGTTTCTATGAACGAGACCATCCGCATTTGGACGCCCTGGCACGCTCGCGGCGTCGTTCTTGCGATGGCGCTCATCGCCGGCGTCTGCACGAGCACTTTTGCGCCTGGCTGGATTCATGGAGCCGTGCGCGCGGTCCTCACGTACGACATTGCTGCGCTTGCGATCCTGATCGGCTATTTCATCTTTGCCTTTCGCGACGATCAGAACCGCACTCGACTTCGCGCTGCGCAGAACGATCCGGGGCGCAACATCGTCTTATCCATTACCGTCCTAAGCGCCGCGGCCGGTCTTGCCGGCGCGATCTCGATCCTCGGTAAGGGACCTAGCGTTCGGACGGCGGCTGAACTCGGATTCGCAATCGGCGTCGCGATCGGCGGTGCTGTTATCGGGTGGAGCCTGACGCACGCGACGTACGCGCTACGCTACGCGCATCTGTTTTATCGCGACGACGGGACGCCGTGCGACGGACTCACCTTTCCGGAAACGCCGGAACCCGACGACTATGACTTCCTCTACTTTTCGTTCGTCATTGGGATGACGTTCCAGGTCTCGGACGTTCAAGTCAACGATCCAGGAATTCGCCGGATGGTCCTCGCGCACGGCATCGTTTCATTCGCCTACAATACGGCGATTTTGGCGCTCGGGATCAACCTGATCTCAAACCTACTGCACTAAGTCTTTCTCCACGCGTCGCAAGAACGTTCGTTCCTCGGCCAAAATAAGCTGTTCGCTCTCGGCAAAGCGGAAATTCTTCATGCCTTCATCGTCACCGCGTAAGCGCGCACGATACGCTTCATAATCCGCTAAGTTGTCGAACGAGATCAAACCGAACGCGATATTGTTGGTGCCTTCGTGCGGCATCCAGTAACCGTCAACACGACCGCCGCATTTTGGGATGATCGTCAACCAGTTGCGCGCGTACTCTTCGAATTTGTCGCGCTTGAACGGGTCGACTTGATACCGAATGAAAACCGTGATTGCCACGCTAGTCCTCCGAGCTGGGAGAAAGATCGATATCGAACAGCTCTTTGAGCGCGCTCGCGCCGCGAGGCGTCACGGTCAGCGCACGGCTGTTGCGCTTGCGCTCGACCCATCCTCGCTCGAGCGCTGCGTCACCAAGTGCAGAACCGGCTAAGCCCGCTACGTGCGGGCGCCGCTCGCTCCAATCCAAGCAAGGACGGCAGACAACGCGCCGCCCACGCCCTTCGGCCAGCTTGATTTCCAGCCGGCGGAACAATGTCGCACCGTCGTCCGTCAACGTGCCCGCAGCGTCAGAGAACACAATCGCACCGCGTGCCACAAGCACGTCCGTCAGTTGAACGCCGAGGCGGCCCGCGAGATGATCGTAGCAAAAGCGCGCTGCGGCCAAGTCGCGCGCTACACGGCGCTCCGATGGATGGCGCGGCGCGCGCGCGGGCGCAAGTGCCATCAATGACTCGAGCGCGTTCGCGATGTATGGCGACGCGATGCGATAATAGCGGCTGCGCCCTTGCGCAAGCACGGTGAGGAGATGCCCGCTCACGAGTCTCTGCAAATGTGAACTCGCCGTTGAGGCGCTGACGTGCGCGAAATACGCGAGCTCGCGTCCCGTCCAAGCGCGGCCGTCCATTAAGGCCTCGAGCAAAGTGGCGCGTGACGGATCGCCGACCAAGCGTCCGATCTCGTCCAACCGCGGTATGTTTTCCACATCCGACGGCTTCGCAAGACCACCATCACTTCCCGGGACGCTTCGATCCCGGTCGAACGGTCACGGCCCTAGGTGCGCGCTGCTATGCGGTCTTCCGCCAAGACCGGCTCGATCGCGCCTGCGATCTCTCCGATGGCGTCAACGACCGTTACCCCGGCGTCGCGAAGCATCCTACGCTTCTTGGAAGCTGAGACCGGTGCGGTCGCGTCTCCGCAAATGAGCGCGACGACCGGCTTGCGCAGCAATCCCGTTCCGGCGCGGCGCGCGATCTCTTCTTCATCTCCGGTTCCGCCCTGTCCGAATATTACGATCGCTTGCGTATCCGGATCGATCTCAAAGGCTTCAAGCATCGGGACGAACATTGTCCCAATGGGCGCTTCGTCGCTGAGCGCGATCACAGTGCTTTGACCGATCTCGCACATCGTGAGCGTCCGCGCGATCTCGCACGCGATTCCGCCACTGCGTGAAACGATACCAACCGGTCCCGCGCGGAAAATCAGCTCGGGCTGTTGTCCGCCGATCGGACCGATCTTGGCTTTGCCGGGCGAGATAATTCCGGACGTTCCCGGTCCGAAGACGCGAATTCCGCGTGCGCGCGCGCGTTCGAGCACAAAAGCTGTATCGTGATACGGCATGTCCGACGCGAGAATTGCGATCTGGCGGATGTCATGGCCGATGGCTTCAAGGGCGGCATCGCGCGCGAGGTTTCCGGGTGAAAAGATCACTCCGAACGTCGCGGGCTGCTCGCGAAGAGCTCCGCGCACGCTTTCGTAGACATTGATGCCGTCGAACTGCTCTCCGCCGTGCCCGCTTGCGACAGCGGCGACGACGTTAGCGCCGTAAGCGCGCATATAGGCGACGTAGGTTCGCGCTTCGCGCGACGTCGCACCCTGTACCAGTACACGCGTTTGCGCGTCGAGAATGATGCTCATGCTGCCTCCGAACGCGCGACGAGTCGCTCGATAGCGACCTCAAACGGCGTTTGCGCGTCGTAGAATTCGATCTCGGGTAAGCTACCCGCAATCGCCCGCGCTTCTGCAATCCGTGCGCCGTCGAAGCGCAGCATCACGGGTGTTCTGCGCGGATCGATTCCGGCGTCGACGAGCCCCTGGAGAAACGCGCCGACCTGAACGTCAACGGGCGCGAAGTCGTCGATCTCACCGCACGCCGCGATCCCGCGCAGACCGGGACGCGCAGCGACCGCAGCCGTAGCCTCGCGCACTTTGTTCAACAATTGATCGCGGCCAACGTCCAGAACCGCGGCCGGCCTCTTGTTCTTTCGGTGCAGCACGTCGAGCGCATAGTTACGGGCACCGGCGCCGCTCACGATGAGGGCGACGTCACCATCGTGTTCGACGAACCAAAGCGGCGGCCCACCGTGCCGGCGGTCGATCGCAATCATCTCACGCTCGAGCGGGGTGCGTACGCGTCCGGCGTTCGTGGCTTCGGGGTCGATCAAATCGTGAAGCTTCGGATGGCGGTTGAGCGCGACCTCATCGACGACCAGCACCGCAGTCGGCACGATGATCGAGCGCTCCGCCGTGACCATCAAGGGATTGATCTCGAGCAGCGTCGCGTCGTAGCTGACAAAGACGTCGTACATCGCGCGCAGGACGGGGACGAACGCGTTCGATTCCGTCGCGCCGAATCCAAGATCTTCGGCAATCTCACGCGCTAGGTATTCGGGCATCCCGACTGCGCGTTCGAGCTTGCGCCGAATGAGCGCGCCGGGATCGCGTTCGCGCACTTCGGACAAATCGATTCCGCCCAGCGGCGATGCGACCAGCGACGGCATCCCGTCGGACTCGTCGGCTTCAAATGCAACGAAAACTTCCCACTCGGCTTCGATCAAGCGCACGACCATCAAGCGGTCCACGCGGAACCGCAGGACGTCTTTGCCCAGAAGGTCCGCTGCGATCGTCTGCGCCTCGCTTACCGAGCGGGCAACGCGGACCGCGCCGGCCCGGCCGCGGCCGCCGGTTGGGATCAGCGCTTTGATGACGGCCGTTCCCCCGAAACGGGTCGTGGCCGCAGCCGCCTCTTCCGGACTGAGGACCACGGCGAAGTCTGGGACCGTCACGCCGTGTTCGGAAAGTATGCGCAGGGCGTCGTGCTCGAGGAGTCTGGCCATAACCCTAGGTTTCGTCCAGACGCAGTACCGCCATGAATGCTTCTTGCGGTAAATCGACCCGGCCGATGCGTTTCATCCGTTCCTTACCAGCTTTTTGCTTTTCTAGGAGCTTGCGCTTGCGAGTTATGTCGCCCCCATAGCACTTCGCGAGGACGTTCTTGCGCATGGCACTGACCGTCTCGCGGGCGACGATCTTTCCGCCGATCGCGGCCTGAATCGGAACGTCGAACATTTGACGGGGGATGAGCTCCTTGAGACGCTCGGTAAGCGCCCGGCCGCGCGCGGCGGCTTTTTCGCGCGCCACGATCATTGAAAGCGCGTCGACAGGTTCGGCGTTGAGCAAGATCTCGAGCTTGACGAGCTCGCCTTCCTTGTAGCCGGTCACCTCATAATCGAGTGACGCATATCCCTTCGAGCGGCTCTTGAGCTGATCGAAATAATCGACGATCACTTCGGAGAGCGGCATCTCGTAGGTGATGATCACGCGTCCGTCATGCAGATACTCCATGTTGCCCATCGCACCGCGGCGATTTTGCGAGAGCTCCATAATCGTGCCCACATACTCGGGAGGCGTGATGATGGTGGCTTTGACGTACGGCTCCTCGACTTTATCAATGAAGTTCGGAGCCGGCAAGCGCGACGGATTATCGATGATCTCGACATTGCCGTCCGTCAGCGTCACACGATACACAACCGATGGTGACGTCGCGATTAGGTCGAGATTGTAGTTGCGTTCGAGCCGCTCTTGCACGATCTCCATGTGCAAGAGTCCGAGAAAGCCACAACGGAAGCCGAAGCCGAGCGCAACGGAGCTTTCCGGCTCGAAAACGAGCGCGGCGTCGTTGAGCTTCAGCTTTTCGAGCGCGTCACGCAGATCGGAGACCTCGACGCCTTCATTTGGATAGAGCCCGCAGTACACCATCGGAACCGCCGGCTTGTACGCCCGCACAGGTTCCGGAGCCGGGTTGTCGGCCTCGGTGATCGTGTCGCCGACGTCGATGTCACCGAGCGTCTTGATGTTGGCGATCACGTAGCCGACGCTGCCGATCCCGAGCTCGTCGATCTTGCGCATCTCGGGTGCGAACACGCCGACCTCAACGCATTCGAAGACGTATTTATGCGCCATCGACATGAAGCGGGTGCCCGCGCGCAACGAGCCGTCGAAGACGCGTCCGTACGCGACTACCCCGCGGTACGAATCGAAGCGCGCATCGAACACGAGCGCGCGCAGATAGTCGCTGGTACCGGTGGGCGGCGGAATGCGCTTTACGATCGCTTCCAATATCTCTGAGATGCCGATGCCTTCTTTGGCGCTGCACAGAATTGCATCGGAGCGATCGATCACGAGCAAATCCTCGATCTCGCCCATGATGCGGTCCGGATCGGCGGAGGGCAAGTCGATCTTGTTGATTACCGGGATGATCGTGAGGTTCTGCTCGAGCGCCAAGTGATAGTTGGCGAGCGTTTGTGCCTCGATCCCCTGGGCCGCATCGATGACGAGCAGCGCGCCTTCGCAGGCGCCGAGCGAGCGCGAAACTTCGGATGAGAAATCGACATGGCCCGGCGTGTCGATGAAGTTTAGTGCGTACGCATTCCCGTCGGAGGCATCGTAATTGAGGGTGACCGGGTGCGCCTTGATCGTGATCCCGCGTTCACGCTCAAGATCCATCGCATCGAGCAGCTGCTCGGACATGTCGCGTTTCTCGACGGCGTGCGTGAATTCGAGAAGACGATCCGAAAGGGTCGTCTTCCCGTGGTCGATATGCGCGATGATGCAAAAGTTGCGGACCCGCTCCGCAACAGGCCCGCTATTTAGCCGCCGAACATGCACGCGCTAAACAAGTTTTGACGGACGATCGTCCCGTTGACGACCTGAATGACGAGCAGCACGATAAGGAACGCGAGATCGAAGCCGCCCGCCGGAGGAATCAAACGCCGCACGGGAACCAGCACCGGTTCCACGAGCATGGCCAGATAATCGGACCAGCGCCCGCGGATCGACGGAATCCAGGAGACCACAGCATAGGCGATCAGGATCAGCGAGTATACCTGGAGTATGTCGCTGACGATTCTCCAAACTTCACACATATCGTCTCTCGTTACACCGTTCGTCTTCCAAAAGTGTCGTTTGTCGCGGCACGCGCCGCATCGATAGCGGCCCGTTCTTCACGGGAGGCGTCCACGACCGAAGCGTACCCCTTCACGGCCTTGCCATACGTGCGCGTCTCTTCGCG
Above is a genomic segment from Candidatus Baltobacteraceae bacterium containing:
- the rdgB gene encoding RdgB/HAM1 family non-canonical purine NTP pyrophosphatase, with translation MRLFAATKNSGKLTELRELFSAHGVDILTFSEYAEPEETADTYAGNAAIKARALHDQLAATGVRGDVIADDSGLEIAALGDRPGVYSARYGGPNATWAQRRASILREVAESGSGDRRARFVCALCFIDAEGRESIAEGVTDGELSHDERGQLGFGYDPIFYDPSEHATYGEISDAEKNKISHRAKAVERLMEMLRK
- a CDS encoding FAD-dependent monooxygenase, producing the protein MRFFDVVVVGAGPAGLLAGLLLTRSRAHVAIFESGPSFERAYRGETLTPGTQQIFEDIGLRERVWDLGGGDPAGISLILRGRVYDIDLIGEGGKRIRQVPQAALLGLLAEEARNAGALVELSSRVRGVVMDRNRVAGITILHEGREEQIGARIVIAADGRFSIARKDAGIALRSTSVPFDLLWASGRGEGRRVQVVVEGGEVFVAFPTTAHGAQIGWLIPKGSYAEMRARGIDRLRERFTRALALAPQQIEPKIEGFNDLALLPIVSQIARRWTVPGLLLIGDAAHPMSPVGGQGINIAIADAVVAARTIATIVREGDGDKRLDDALRSVERERMPAVERVARQQNLLPQLLRLFGAERSLGILAPYAQRISKNRTIPAPIRAMVERFMLGDPPVRANHGPWMTTPVPTKFL
- a CDS encoding DUF1345 domain-containing protein gives rise to the protein MNETIRIWTPWHARGVVLAMALIAGVCTSTFAPGWIHGAVRAVLTYDIAALAILIGYFIFAFRDDQNRTRLRAAQNDPGRNIVLSITVLSAAAGLAGAISILGKGPSVRTAAELGFAIGVAIGGAVIGWSLTHATYALRYAHLFYRDDGTPCDGLTFPETPEPDDYDFLYFSFVIGMTFQVSDVQVNDPGIRRMVLAHGIVSFAYNTAILALGINLISNLLH
- a CDS encoding NIPSNAP family protein; its protein translation is MAITVFIRYQVDPFKRDKFEEYARNWLTIIPKCGGRVDGYWMPHEGTNNIAFGLISFDNLADYEAYRARLRGDDEGMKNFRFAESEQLILAEERTFLRRVEKDLVQ
- a CDS encoding winged helix-turn-helix domain-containing protein, whose protein sequence is MENIPRLDEIGRLVGDPSRATLLEALMDGRAWTGRELAYFAHVSASTASSHLQRLVSGHLLTVLAQGRSRYYRIASPYIANALESLMALAPARAPRHPSERRVARDLAAARFCYDHLAGRLGVQLTDVLVARGAIVFSDAAGTLTDDGATLFRRLEIKLAEGRGRRVVCRPCLDWSERRPHVAGLAGSALGDAALERGWVERKRNSRALTVTPRGASALKELFDIDLSPSSED
- a CDS encoding ATP-grasp domain-containing protein; the encoded protein is MARLLEHDALRILSEHGVTVPDFAVVLSPEEAAAATTRFGGTAVIKALIPTGGRGRAGAVRVARSVSEAQTIAADLLGKDVLRFRVDRLMVVRLIEAEWEVFVAFEADESDGMPSLVASPLGGIDLSEVRERDPGALIRRKLERAVGMPEYLAREIAEDLGFGATESNAFVPVLRAMYDVFVSYDATLLEINPLMVTAERSIIVPTAVLVVDEVALNRHPKLHDLIDPEATNAGRVRTPLEREMIAIDRRHGGPPLWFVEHDGDVALIVSGAGARNYALDVLHRKNKRPAAVLDVGRDQLLNKVREATAAVAARPGLRGIAACGEIDDFAPVDVQVGAFLQGLVDAGIDPRRTPVMLRFDGARIAEARAIAGSLPEIEFYDAQTPFEVAIERLVARSEAA
- the lepA gene encoding translation elongation factor 4; this encodes MHVRRLNSGPVAERVRNFCIIAHIDHGKTTLSDRLLEFTHAVEKRDMSEQLLDAMDLERERGITIKAHPVTLNYDASDGNAYALNFIDTPGHVDFSSEVSRSLGACEGALLVIDAAQGIEAQTLANYHLALEQNLTIIPVINKIDLPSADPDRIMGEIEDLLVIDRSDAILCSAKEGIGISEILEAIVKRIPPPTGTSDYLRALVFDARFDSYRGVVAYGRVFDGSLRAGTRFMSMAHKYVFECVEVGVFAPEMRKIDELGIGSVGYVIANIKTLGDIDVGDTITEADNPAPEPVRAYKPAVPMVYCGLYPNEGVEVSDLRDALEKLKLNDAALVFEPESSVALGFGFRCGFLGLLHMEIVQERLERNYNLDLIATSPSVVYRVTLTDGNVEIIDNPSRLPAPNFIDKVEEPYVKATIITPPEYVGTIMELSQNRRGAMGNMEYLHDGRVIITYEMPLSEVIVDYFDQLKSRSKGYASLDYEVTGYKEGELVKLEILLNAEPVDALSMIVAREKAAARGRALTERLKELIPRQMFDVPIQAAIGGKIVARETVSAMRKNVLAKCYGGDITRKRKLLEKQKAGKERMKRIGRVDLPQEAFMAVLRLDET
- a CDS encoding YggT family protein, yielding MCEVWRIVSDILQVYSLILIAYAVVSWIPSIRGRWSDYLAMLVEPVLVPVRRLIPPAGGFDLAFLIVLLVIQVVNGTIVRQNLFSACMFGG